ATATATCATACTAAAATTGATGATGACGGGATTGTTATTATTAATTCTAATGGAAATAGGAGAAATTTTAGTATAGATACTTTAATAGATGATAATTTTAAAGGAAGGGGTTCATGAGTAATAAGTGCAGTATTGGCTAGTATTCCTCAAGTGGTTAAAGATACTAGTTAAGGAACAAATGTGTTAAGATGGAAATGTAACAAGTAAAATAAATATCATCAATTGATATTTAATACTTTTTAACGTACATTCACATCCTTTCTAATTAATTTTATAAATATATTTAGCCTATAAAAGCTTACTGATTACCATTACACTATGTGTCTGCATATCGGCATTTATTTCTTGTACATAATGGTGTGTCTAAATCTATACGGAAATACATTCTTCTATCATTTTTAACTGAAAATTTGTCCATTATGATTAACCCCCTTTAGTAATATTGATTACTTTAATCTTTGGTAAATAGTGAACTACTACCACTTATAGAAGTGGATGATAGCTTCTGATCAATATATTTAGATGAAACAAAAATCTGTAGCTTTTGAGAGTTGTAAATGTGGAAAATAATAGTATACTTATAGTATTATAGTTTGTTACATAAATGATACTATTAGAATGCTAAAGAATTGTTAAGAAGGTGTAAAGTTAATGAGTGATTTTTGAAATTTTCTTTGAGGCTGTACTTGCTATTGCATTAACTGCATTTGATGAATAACATTCTAAAATGAATTTTAAAAACGATATGGAGTGATTATTGTGTTTAAGGAAATGCGAAGAAAAGACAGAGAACTGAAAAATGATGAAGCTATTGAAATTTTAAAAAATAACAGTTATGGTATTTTATCAACTGTAAGTAAAAATAGTTATCCTTATGGGGTACCAGTAAGTTATGTTTTTTTAAATAATTCAATATATTTTCATTGTGCTGTTAAAGGACATAAATTAGATAATATATTAAATAATAGTAAAGTATCTTTTTGTGTGGTTGGGCAAACTTGTATTTTACCTGACAAATTTAGTACAAAATATGAGAGTGTAGTGGTATTTGGAAGGGCAGTTGAAATTTTTGATGATGAAAAAAATACAGCTCTTTTAGAAATATTAAATAAATATTCGCCAGATTATATTGAAAAAGGAAAAGGATATATT
This window of the Clostridium kluyveri DSM 555 genome carries:
- a CDS encoding pyridoxamine 5'-phosphate oxidase family protein — translated: MFKEMRRKDRELKNDEAIEILKNNSYGILSTVSKNSYPYGVPVSYVFLNNSIYFHCAVKGHKLDNILNNSKVSFCVVGQTCILPDKFSTKYESVVVFGRAVEIFDDEKNTALLEILNKYSPDYIEKGKGYIKNSSKATKVIKISIGHISGKARK